The Acidobacteriota bacterium sequence CAGTTCCAGGTCGCCGAGGCGGAGTGTGTTGATTCTTCCGACCTCACCATAGATTGGGCCGCTGACGGTTTTCCCGAGCAGTGTTTCAATAGAATTATCTGGTGGCACGATCGCCTCATGAGTTCCGACGTTCAACGAAACGGCGTGAGACGCACCCAGATCTACGACCAATTCCATGGGGGCCACCGCCCCGCCGACCATTTCAGCTGAGCACTTCAGAAACGGGAGCCCGTTTCGCATCAACAGAGGCAGCACCTCGGCATTGGGCGGCATCTGGAACTTATCAGGTTCCACCAGAATGATCTCGTATTTGTCGAAGTCAATTGTTATGGTAAACTGACTGAATAATTCAAACCCGATGATGCCATCGTCATCTCCGAGCATCGCCCCGAGATTGCCAGCCTCCGGCTCAACTATTGCCGACAAGTCAGTCAACTCCAGTCCGGGAAGGCTGAGGCTAACGCCCTGAGCGACGCTGGCCATTAGTGGCTCCTGGTTCCCGGGGTCGCCAGGCACGGGCATTTCGGCTACGAAGTTCATGCCCAATTGGTCCTTGTTTCCCTTCCCGATCATGATCAGGCCAGGCATCGGCATCCCAGTGTCAAGGATGAGCCGAACATTCGCCTTTCCATTTACCTTAGCGGCAAAAACGACATAGCCCAGATCCGGTGCGAAGGGGATTCTGGCTGTACCATCCTCAGACAAGAAGATGTGCTTCCCGGGTCCAGGTCCAGGACCCGGACCCTGTGCCTGCAGTGACATACTGCACACCAGAAGCAACATGAACAATGTTGTCACACCGTGACTCTTCATGGAACTGTCCTCCAGATTCTTGTACTACATGTTTATACAATGTTCTTATGAGCAGTGTTGAAATATGTTCCGGGCCTGGGAATGACTTAACAATAAACCACTACCGACAGTACGACAATCATGCGCTCGCCATAGTGCACAGAGCGTCAGGGGCAGGCATGGACTGACACGCCTAACCTCTTGCTGCAGTGCAGCTTATCGTGCAGCGGGGTGGTGCCGCCGGTCTCGCGGGTCCGCACCAAAGCAGCAATAGAGTGAGAGTTCACAAGAGAGGCAGATGCCCAACGGGTTCTGTAGTCAGCTTCATGTCCTGCGCTCTCCGGGTGTGAGGCCCACTGTGTAGACGGACGCTGGAGCCGTGATCAGATGATGCGCCTGAGTATCAATGATACTTCCTTCTCCTCGCTGTCGCGCTCTATGCGCACATTCACTACCGCACCCTCCTGTTTGAACATTGAGCGCAGATCGAGACTGCCATAGTCAGTGATCAACTTGTCGTTAATCCTGAGTATTTTGTCGCCTACCTGCAAACCTGCCTCCTCGGCAGGAGAACGTTCGTGAACCTGTTGAATTATGGCGTAACCCTGCAACGCAACTGCCATTACAAAGCCTGACATATCGTATTCGAAAGGAGTATCGAATGAACTGTTGGGCTCGACAAACAGCCGTCGCCGATGATAATCAAAGACAAGATTGAAACGTGACAGCAGCTCCAGTCCGATCATCGCCTCATAAATCGCCTGATCACGATGTTCCTCGGATACGTAACTTGCAATCAGATCGTTTATCCGATAACCCCCGATATCAATTTGCGGGAGTCGGGCGACAAATCCGCGAGTTTCCACGCGCTGTATATTGAAGCCGAGGCTGGCGGGTAGTTTCATTTCAGGCAGAGTGATATTATGTTCACCGCCAACTACAAGCTGTAGCCGATCGTTATAGCCAAGATCCATCAACAGCTTCATTGATATACTGCGTCCGTCCTGCATCTGCAGTGTCGCCGGAATTGACCAGGGACCAAATCCCAGGGGCTGCCATGGGATTGCGACGCCCTTGCCTCCATATTCGTAATTTCCAGGCTCCCTCAGAGTTATGATCATCTTGTCGAAATTTATGTCCACCACGAAATGCCTGAAAAAGGTGGCGCTGATCTGGCCTACGCTGCCCGACCACATGCTGCTATTGCCCGAACTGTAAGGCGTAACGACCGCAGTTTGTTCTATGAATGTCACACCGGGCAGTCCGACGGTAATTCCGGATGCAGTTTTGGAAACGAGCTTCTCCGAATCTTCATTGCCGACCCCGATTTCACCGTCATACACTAAACCCAGAGAATCAACTTCGGGACTGCCCCAGAAAAGGAGCTGGTCCCACATGTATCCGTCATCGAGGAGCATGTGAACCTGCCGACCGTTCACCTCACACAGAAAACGAATGTCGCCCCTGTATATATCAAAAGGGAATTGTATCGTGCCGTCATCTGCCAATATTCTATAAGCGCCGGGCGGCGGGCTTGTCTCAGCGCTGTCGCCAGCGCCGGTGTTACCAGACGCCAGAATAACGCCCGGTAGAATGAGCAGAATAGTCATACTATATATTCGAACCCATAGGGCAAGGGAGGGTGAGTG is a genomic window containing:
- a CDS encoding PDZ domain-containing protein, which produces MSLQAQGPGPGPGPGKHIFLSEDGTARIPFAPDLGYVVFAAKVNGKANVRLILDTGMPMPGLIMIGKGNKDQLGMNFVAEMPVPGDPGNQEPLMASVAQGVSLSLPGLELTDLSAIVEPEAGNLGAMLGDDDGIIGFELFSQFTITIDFDKYEIILVEPDKFQMPPNAEVLPLLMRNGLPFLKCSAEMVGGAVAPMELVVDLGASHAVSLNVGTHEAIVPPDNSIETLLGKTVSGPIYGEVGRINTLRLGDLELHGVMSSFQTGPRHGPSAMEKHGNLGNGVLRRFNVTFDYRNKRMILVPNSHFAEPFEYNMSGIEFSKTDEGTLKVERILPGSPAEEAQLSPGDVIHSINGRPLGEIGRDELRRILREKGAVVRLSLSSPTGITREVALALRRVI
- a CDS encoding PDZ domain-containing protein yields the protein MTILLILPGVILASGNTGAGDSAETSPPPGAYRILADDGTIQFPFDIYRGDIRFLCEVNGRQVHMLLDDGYMWDQLLFWGSPEVDSLGLVYDGEIGVGNEDSEKLVSKTASGITVGLPGVTFIEQTAVVTPYSSGNSSMWSGSVGQISATFFRHFVVDINFDKMIITLREPGNYEYGGKGVAIPWQPLGFGPWSIPATLQMQDGRSISMKLLMDLGYNDRLQLVVGGEHNITLPEMKLPASLGFNIQRVETRGFVARLPQIDIGGYRINDLIASYVSEEHRDQAIYEAMIGLELLSRFNLVFDYHRRRLFVEPNSSFDTPFEYDMSGFVMAVALQGYAIIQQVHERSPAEEAGLQVGDKILRINDKLITDYGSLDLRSMFKQEGAVVNVRIERDSEEKEVSLILRRII